The genomic stretch TAACGCATGGCTTTTCTCCCTAAAGGCTATGGTGGTAAATCGTCAGGGTTTAATCAGTGACGCGCGCGATGGCTGCGCGTTTTTGGCCGGCAACAGCGCCAGATACACCTCGGTGGATTCGCCGGGCGCCAGCGTGGTTTTCGGCCAGGCGGCTACCGCCAGCGTGCGGCTGCCGGCACAGTTGGCTTCATCAAAACGCTGGGGGCGAGTGCCGGTGTTTTTCACCACGCCCACCGCCAGACTGAGGGTCAAATTGCTGTACCACTGATGGCGAGTGCTCTGATAACTCAGCGACGGCGACGTGCGGCAGAACTCCGACAGGCGCGCCCCGCTGCTGTCGATGGTGAATCCGGCGGGCGTCTGGCCGCTGGCCAGATCGCGCATGGCGTTCTCAACCATGCCGAACAGATCGGTTTTGCTGTTGCGCTGCGCCACGCGCCCCATAGCGTCGTTGAGCTGGCGGCGGTTATCCGTCGACACAAATCGGGTGGGATCGTTCTGATCGCCAATCAGGTGCGGGGTAAGAATAAACAGCCGTTCGCGGCGGGATACTTCGTGCTGGCGCGAGGTGAACAGTTTACCGATCCAGGGAATATCGCCCAGCAGCGGTACGCGCTTATCACGATCGCCGCTCTCTTCCACATGGAACCCGCCCAGCACCAGCGCCCGGTTTTCGCCAATCAGCGCCTGTGTGCTGACGGTGCCGCGCTTCACGCCGGAGGCGGTGCCTTCGGTATTGGTTTCCACCTGACCGTCTTCAATATCGATCACCAGCTGAATGCTGCTCAAGCTGCCGTGGCCGACCACGCGCGGCGTTACCTGCAGGCTGGTGCCGGCCGTCACCGGTTGTACGTTAGCCACCCGCTCGCCGGTGGCGGTGATGAAGGCGGTGCGGCTGAAATCGATCACCGCCGGCTGGTTTTCCAGCGTCAGCACCGACGGATTGGCGACAATCGACGCGGTGCCTTCGCCTTCCAGCGCCTGAATATCGGCGAAGAAACGTTTGAAATCGCTGACAAACAGCGTGCTGGAGCCGGACATCATGCTGGCGCCGCCGGTGACCGCGCCCAGTTTGCCCTGCCAGTTGGCCTCCAGTCTTGACAGCGCGGTGCGATCGACATCCAGGATGATCGCGTCGATGTTGACCAGATTTTGCGGCACGTCGATCTTGTCGATCAGTTGCTGGTATTCGTCCCGGCGCTTTTCGTCGTCGCGGATCAACAGCGCGTTGTTACGCACATCCGCCGATACCTTGCCGTTAAGTTGATCCTTGCGCTGGGCCGTTGCGCCGGCGCCACCGCTGCTGCGGCTAGCCAGCCGAGCCAGCATGGCGCGGGCATTGACCTCAATCGCCTGACTGGCATCCTGCCCGCCGCCGCTGGCGGCCGCCATCGCGCCGTCGTTGCTCATACCACTGGCGGCGGCCGACGCGCCGGCAGGCGTGTTGCGGCTGCCATCCATCAGTTCATTGAGAATGGTCGCCACGCCGGGGATCACCAGACGCTGGTCGCGATACTGAATGGTACGATCCGACACCGAGGCATAACGCAGCGGGAAGATCATCACCTTGCGACGATCTTCCTTGGTTTCACGCTGCTGGCTGAAGTTGCGGATCAGGTTGACGTACTCCGCCGGGCCGGTGACCAGCACCACGCCCTCTTCCGGCAGTTCCCCCCAGCCGAAACGCGCATCCAGCAAACCAATGCCGGTCAGCGCCTGCTTCATGTCCGGCGCGGCATCCTGCGACACCTCAATGCGCACCGACGTCTGTTCATCCTGCGGGCTGACGTACAACACGTTGTTGTAGACGAACCACTGAAAACGGTGTTCCAGCGCCAGCCGATCCAAAAACGCCACCGCGTTGTCGGCGCGGATTTTGGCCTCTACGTTGATATCCTGAATGTTGCCCAACACCAGATCGACGCCGTGGCTGTTGGCGAAATCCTGCAATACCGCCGACAGCGGCGTCTGTTCGGCGGAATAGGCATACGCGCCTTTGCTCCAGTCAGACGGCGTCGCCGCATGGGCGATGGGCAACATCCCCATCAGCACCAGCGACCAGCAGAACAGGCGGTAGAGGTTGAACAATAGTGCATACAGCGCGTTACGCATGCTGATCTCCTTGCAAAAAAGCCAGTGTTTTCAGATTCAGCGGCGGCGGCGATGCCGGTCTGGCAAGCGGCGCCAACAGGCTCTGCCAGACATCCCGCTGATTAACCAGCGCTTCCAGTGAGCGACACAGCCGAATCGGGTCATCCGGCTCGCGTCGCATCAGTAACCATAATTGCTCGTCGGCGGCGGACCAGCAGAGCGCGGCGGCATCCATGCCCAGTCGCAACACGGCGGCTGACGAGTAGCGCAGCGCCTTGTGCAACAGCCGGTCATCCACCTTGACCGACAGCGTGACGACGGCGGAACAGCCCACCCCATCGTGATAACGGGTCAACACCACCGGGCTGCCGTCAATGTGCAGCATCAACTGGCCCGCGGCGCTGTTGAGCCAGCGTTCGATGACCCCGATCAACTCAGTTGAAGTCATTGATGATGGCCTTCGCCAGACCGTGCTTGACGCTCAGCATCTGCCCGGCGGCCCAGTTGGCGTTCGAATAGTCCATGCTGGCTTCATAAAAGGCATAGGTATCCGCCGCGCTGACCTCCCCCTCCGAGACGGTCATCGCCATCTCGTCGAGCCGGGACTGCGCATCGACAAACGCGCCGTCCAGCCGGCGCTGAATAGGTGAAGATGAAGACATGGTTGCTACTCCCGTTGATTAAGCTGGTATGGTTGGCCTGCAGTTGTGTGGCCGGGGAGTCACGGCGGTTCCATCGGGTGAGGGAAAGATGAATGGAAATCGGCGGCGTCTGGAAATGCAATGCGAGCGAAATGCGTGTGCATAGTACAAATAAATAATATAAAAACAGGCCGCTATCCCCGATAGCGGCCTGTGGTCTGTGGATTAAACCGAAGGAGGATTAAAACGTGGTCTTGCCATACTGATAGCGGTAAAAGCGGCGGTATTCCGGTTTCTGCGGGTTATCCGACGACAGCGTTTTCTGCAACGATTTACCGCCGATCAGGCCGGTGATGCCGTAGGACAGCAGGCTGGTCTGCTTGTCCAGCAGGCTGATCAGATCGGTTTTCGCGCCGGCGGCAAGCTGGTCGAGATAGCCGTTTTCAATCTGGCTCAGCAGGCGGGCCGATTGCTCCCAGTTGGGGTCGAACGACACCAGCTGTTGCAGAAACGCAATCGGCGCCACGCCTTTGCCCTGATACAGCGCGGAGATTTCATCCTCTTTGCTGACCGGCGCAGAATGGCGGAAACCGGCCATCACCAGTTTGGCGCGTTTAGCCGGGCCGGCCTGTTTGCCCATCTGCTCGGTGATGAAGCGATACCAGCGGGAATCGAAGGCAAAGCTGGAGCGGGCATCGTAACGCGCGCTGTACACCAGCGTGTCGAACACTTCCCGCCCGCCAAACCATTTGGTTTCCAGTTCGGCCAGAATCTGAGCAAGAGTTTTATCTTTGAGAATCGCATTAAACGCGTTGGTGTCCTTGTCGGAATCCTGCTGCCCCTGCACCGGGTCCACCACCACCAGCCGGATGGTTTTCGCATTGGCCCACACACCGGCCGCCTGATTTTGCACCGCCAGATGGTACAGCTCGGCCAGAAACTCGGTTAAACCGACCGCCGCGCCGCGGCTATGCCCGCCGACCACCAGTTGGTACTCTTTCAGCGTTTTCAGGTAATCCACCAGCGGGAACAGGCTGTCCAGCGTCACCACGCCGGCACGGTCGTCATAACCGTTGACCTGATCGTAGAGCACGCCCATCTTTTCACTCATATCCACAAAACTGCCGCCCCAGCCGGCGCGTTTTGCCAGCGCCTGGGTTTTAGTCAGCATCGCGGCGGTGCCGATGCCGTCAATGGCGACCACGGCGCTAAAGCCGCTGATTTCAACGTTGGCGAGAAAATCCTGTTTGGTGGTGCCGGTGCCGCAGAACCAGATTAGTACCTTTTCCATATGTAACCTCTTGGTTTTAAATCGATTAAGATCAGTGGTGTCTTCGTCAGGCAATGTAGCGGAGGCGCAGGCCGGCATGCTGCGTCAGAACAACGCGAATTCAGGCCGTAACAACGGCGAACCTGCCCGGACAAACACGCCAGAGAACCAGAGAGAGGCCGGGAACGCTCGCGCCCGGATAAGCGGAATGAAGTCTATTGTCGACGGCATTAGAGCCTGCGACGCCGCGTCCATTGCGATAACGATTCATTACAGCGCCAGCCTTCCATCACAGCCTTTCAGCTGACCGGCGGCGCTGAACACGTGCAGACTACAGGATGATGCCCGTCAGTTAACGGCGCGGAGGTTGTGTGGTCGACCGGCGGGAAAATACGGCCGAAAAGGAGGAGTGGTGAGTCACGCGAGAGGGAAAAAACGCAGCACAGGCCGGGTCATGCCGGCGATAGAAAAACCGGGCGGACCTGCGCCAGCGCAATGCGGCGGCGCATCAACCGTCTTACATTGCCGGACGGCGTGCCGGACAATCAGGAGCAATCCCCGTGAAAACCTATCTTGGAAATGACGAACTGAATGAAAAATACCCGGTGTACCCGTTTGCGTTGCGATCGCAGGATGGGAACGCGACCCTGACCGGTCAGATCAACTATCCGCAGACACCGGCGGGCGTGTATCCGCTGGTGATGCTGGCGCCCGGCAGCGGCATGCACGACCGTCACTATCTGATTGGCGACAGCGGCACCCAGGCGGATTTTGTCTTTAGCTGTCTGGCGCAGGATCTTCTGGCCGCCGGGCTGGCGGTGCTACGGTTTGACTGCCGCGGCGTCAAAGGCAACCTGCGCGACAACACGCTGGATAGCCCGGAATACCTGTTCAACCGCGAACTGGCTTACCGGCAGATGTTTATCGACGCCGCCGTCCGCCAGACGGTGACCCCGCAAAGCCAGTATGAAGACCTGTATACGTTGTACCGGTATGCCAGCGAACTGCCGCATATTGACCGTCACAATCTTATCCTGCTCGGTCACTCCGAAGGCGCCATCAACATCGGGCGCATGGTGGCGCGCTATCCGGTCGCCGCCAAAGCCCTGATGCTGGTGTCGCCGGTTTTTTCGTCCATGAAACACGTGCTGGAATGGCAGCTCATCCACCGGACCATCGCCTGGCTCAAGGCGATCCCACACACCGGCGACCGGCTCACGCTGGAGGATCTGAAAAACGGATTCGGCCGCAGTCCGCTGGCTTTTTTACAACCCATCAGCAGCCTGTTGCCCTACAAGGGATACTGGGATGAAGCGGACTTCGACAGCATGACCGCCAGGCTGCAGGCCAGTTTCGATACGCAGCGCAACATGGTTTTAAGCCACGACGATCGGGAACCCTGGCCGGCCGACGCGCCGTTCACCCAGTCATCCTACGCCTGGTGGAAACAGTGGTATCAGAATGATCAGCCGGAAATTGAGCAGTTGGTACGGTGTCAAAACCGGGTGGTCTGCTATTTCGGCATGATGGATACCCAGGTGAACGCCGCCGCCGAAGCGGCATGGTTCGAGGGTGTAAAACACCGCTTTCCGCATATCGATATCACCCTGCTGCCGGATGTCGGGCATACCCTCGGCCTGCATGGTCTGCTGGGGCCGATGACGGAATCGTGCGCCGAACTGCTGGTGCGGACGGCGCACGATATCGTGACGGCGCGCTAAACGCCGGCGTTTAACGACAGCGCAGTCTCTCAAGCAGCGCATGGTCAGGATACCCATCCGCCGGCAACCCTTCCTGCTGCTGATAGGCGCGGATCGCCCGCGTCGTGGCACGGCCAATGTTGCCGTCGATAGCACCCTGATAAAGCTGCTTTTCCTGCAGCAGAATTTGCAGCGCCTCGCGCTCTTTACGGGTTAACGGCGTCTCCTGACGCGGCCAGGGCTTGAGCACCGGCGTCTCGCGCTGGTAGTTATCCGCCAGCAAGCCGACGGTCAGCGCATAGGAAATGTCATTGTTATAACGAAGAATGGCGCGGAAATTCGCCGTCACCAGAAACGCCGGGCCATTCTTCCCGACCGGCAGCAATATCGAGGCTTGCTCCGAAGACAGCGCGGCCAGATCTCCGGGCACCGCGGTTTTCACCCCGAGCGCCTGCCAGTCGGCAACGCTTTTCTGGTTATCCAGACCGGAAAGGGAATAGTCAAAACCGGCGGGCAGCGTCACTTCAAATCCCCAGGGGACGCCCGCTTTCCATTTGGCCTGCTGCATATAGTTCGCCAACGACGCCAGCGTGTCCGGGAATGAGGTCCAGATATCGGGGTGATGGTCGCCATCAAAATCCACGGCGTATTGCAGGTAAGAAGTCGGTATAAACTGCGGCATCCCCATCGCCCCGGCCCAGGACCCTTTTATCTGTTCTGGCCGCGCATCGCCGTTTTGAATCATGCGTAACGCCGCAATCAGATTCTGCCGGTTAAACGCCCGACGATAATTGTAGTAATCCAGCGTAGCCAGCGAGCGAATGACCGCTTTATCACCGGTATTGGCGCCATAATGGCTTTCAATGGAGAGAAACGCGAACAGCAGCGGCGGTTCAACCTGATAACGATGCTCGATACGAGCCGCCGCCCCGGCGTATTGCTTAAGCAGTGTTTTCCCCTGCGCAATGTTCTCCGGCGTCACCCGTTGTTCAATATAGGTCCACACCGGCGTGACCAGCTCAGGCTGTTTTTGCGTGGCCGCCACCACGTCGCTGTCCGGCGTCAAACCAGCAAACGCGTTATCAAAGGTGCCGGCTGTAATGCCCTGAGAAAGGACCTCCTGACGCAGCACGGCTTTCCACTGTTCAAAACTTTCGTCTGGCGTCGGCAACCCCGCTGGCGTGTCAGTGACGCCGTGCGATTTCAGCAAGCCCTCAATATCCCGGCATTCACGTGAGGGGTAATGGGTGTGGGCGCATGAACTCAGCACCCCGGTACCGATCAGCAACACCATCACCTTTGCCATCGACATCATTGCTGATGCCTGTGTTCTGTTATTGACCATTTGACTATTCCATAAGAGATATACCCGTCATACCGTAACTTGGATTATTTAGGGTATGGAAACAGGCCAAAAGCAGGTCCGTAACATCATCGGCCCGATCAGGGTTGCCGGAACATCGTCGTCGGACGCCGCCGGAATCGTGCAACATCTCTGACAGTAATAGTGCAGCAACCGGCGGGAATATACAGACCACCGCTGACATAAGTGTCACTGACAGAGTTTATCCGTAGTATTCCCTCTGTTTTCGTAACGGCGTATTGCGGCCTTGTCTCCTGCTCTCCAGCTCTCGCCGTCGCACTCAGTTTAACGATAGCACCTCCGCCTGCGGCAACAGCTGTTCGACCGCCCGTTGCCAGCTCAGGGTCATGACGCCCTGCGCGGTGATCAATTTCAGGGTATCCTGCGCCAGCGCGTCGTCATGGCTCAGTTTCCAGCCCAGATGGCTGTGTTCGCTCAGCCAGGCGGCGACATCGGCCTGACGGTCGGGGTGACAGTACAGCGTGCCGCGCCCTTCTCCGCCCTGCGTGCGCAGCAGTTGACGCAACAGCGCCGGGTAGCGTTCAGCGTCGGGCACCGCTTTGAGAATTTGGGTCATCGCGTCGCTCAGCAACTGACCGCACCGCGCCAGCAGCCAGTTTTCCATCTGCTCGCGTTCCTGCTGCCAGCCGCGCAGTATCTCATCCGCCTGCTGCCAGAATTGCTGTTCCGCCTGACCGGTAGCGATGGCGATCGCCTCGTGCGCCTGCTGGCGCGCCTCGTCCAGCAGCGCATCCGCCTGTTGCCGCGCTTCGGCCATCACCGCCAGCCCGCGCTGATGCTGCTGCAATTGTTCAACCCGGATCAGTTCTGCTTCCTGCACATCCGTGCCGGCCACCAGTTTTAAACACCGCCTGGTCAACATACTCTCCCTCCCTGATGTCGATGATGCTTACGATTGATAATTTACCTTCAATATAGTTTAGTTGGTAAATTATTTTACACTAAACCGCCCTCATGCGCCGCCGGGTTGCCATCCGCCGCTTTCCAGATGATGGCATCGCACAGGCTGGCGATACGGCTGGCGGGCAACGCCTCGCCCAGCGGCCGACCGGCGCCGTCGCGCCAGTCGCGCGGGTACAACAGCTGCAGCCGCGACCAACAGGCCGGCGGGAAACGACAGCGCAGAACAATCAGCGCATCACGCTCCCGGTGCTGGTCAAACGCCAGCGACGGCGGCAGCCACAGGCCGGGGCGTAGCGCTTTCGCCAGTCGCCGGCACCAGACGGCCAGCGTCTCCGGCAGGTCGCCCGGCGTTTCGCGGCATACCGCCGCCATCAGTTGCAACACCTGACGCCGCCGCCCCACCTCCAGTTGCCCGAGTTGCAGCAACGTGCTCTCCGGCGCAGGGGGAAACGCCTCGACCACACCGAGACAACGGCGCATCGTGGCATGGTGCACTGGCGCCAGCGCCATCTCGCTCTCGCTGAAAACCGTCGCGTCCCGCCAGCTGGGGTCCGCCTGCCGCAGGCAGTCATAGCACCACCATCGGCTCCAGCGCAGGGCGTCGTTGTTATCGGCCACGCTTATCATGCTTAAGCCCCTGCGTCCGGTTGCGCCTGTTTCCTGCGCGCCTGCTGTTGTTCCCACCAGGGCTTGCCGAAACGCCAGCCCAGCACGCCGGCCAGCCCCAGCGCCAACAACCCGGCCAACCATTGCAGCTGCGTCATGGTCTGCGGCGTCAACTGAAACGGCCCCAGCGACACGGTTGGAATATGATCTTTGTACGGTTCCGCCGGAACAAACACGATGGCCAGATCTTTATCGCTCTTGCCGGCCAGCCCCGGAATACTGCTGGCCACCATGCGGCGGATACGCGGTTCGATACTGTCCGGCTCCAGCTCCGGCCGGTATTTGATGAATACCGCGGCGGACGCCGGTTGAATGGGTTCCCCCGGTGCAATACGCTCAGGCAGCACGACATGAACCCGAGCCACCAGCACGCCGTCAATTTGCGTGAGTGTGGATTCCACTTCCTGAGACAAGGCATAAATGTAACGGGCGCGTTCTTCCAACGGCGTCGAGATCACACCGGTTTTCTGAAACACCTGGCCCAGATTGGTGCGGGCCTGACGGGGCAATCCCGCGGCGTTGAGAATATTGACCGCCCGTTCCATGTCTTTGACATCAATCAGAATACTGACGCCGGCTTTCTCCGTGCGCTTTTCCGCCCCGATGTGATATCCCCCCAGCGCGGCGATCACTTCGTTGGCATCGTTTTCGGAAAGACCGCGATGGAGTTCCACGCGATCGCCGCAGCCAGCGATCAGCAACGCCAGCAGCAGGGTCAGGAATCGGTGCAGGACGGATTTACTCATCATGGTGCCATTATTGTGAGTTGTTCATGATTCGATCATGATTGGATTAGTCACGATGGCGTTGACTAATCACGACAGTGTTAACTCATCACGATCGTGTTGATTACAGGTTTGATCCTGGCTATTGCAGGTTGGTCAGTTTTTCCAGGCTCTGGACGCTTTTAGCCACCACTTTGGCATTGAGCAAACTTTCCAGATAAAACGAGGACAGCGTCCGGGTGGCATCCATCACATCCTTTGGGTTATTGCTGTTGATGCTTTTGCCTACCTGACGTTCTGCTTTCTGCAACAGGTTTTCCAGGTTATCGGATTTCTCCGCCAGCGCGCCCAGCCAGGCCTTGTTGTCCGCTGTCGGCGTTGCCGGCGCGGCGGGTTCCATCGCGGCGCTAAACCAGGTCACATCCGATTGCGCAGGAATATCAACGCTGCGCGGCTCACCGTCACCGATCAGTCCCTGAAGCTCATTGACGCGGGTGATTTTCATCATGAATCCGTTCCTCTTTGATGGATGTTAATGTGACAAAAAACCGGGGGAACTTCCCCCCGGTAGTCGACTACCTACACAACATCAGAACTGGATGGCTTTTGCCGCTTTCTGCCCGGAGTTCATGGCTTTGGTGGCGGAGTCCATCTGACCGTCGGTGATTGAGCTGATAGCATCGGTTTTCATTTTTTGCGCCTGGGCGGCCGTGGTCATCGCCGTGGTAGAAGCCATGGTTTTGTCCAGAGTCTGCATGCCTGCCAATGCTGCTGCGTTAGAAAGTCCCATCATGATAGATATCTCCAGTTAATAGTTGATTGATAAAGTGATTTCGCTAATGAACTTTGCGACTTACACAGTCATCGTGTTCATAAGTTAAGTAGGAGATAGCGAGAGGTGGTTCCGAAAGATATTCACTTTTTTTCCCCTGGTGGTGATAACAGGATACAGCCGATAAATTACAGTCCGCGCGCCGCCACATTCAGCAGCTTGATGCGGTGATAGAGCGTGCGTTTAGGAATGCCCAGCTCATTAACCACCGTATCGATACAGTGGTCGTTGCGCTGCAACGCCTCCTGAATCAGGAACCGCTCAATACGGCGCAGGCGCACTTTCAGCGAGGTCAGCGGCGTATCCGCCCCCATTCCCTGCCCGTCGCCGTCAGCGGCTATCGGCACCGGCGACAGCCCCAGCACCCAGCGTTCGGCCGCTGCTTTCAGTTCACGAATGTTGCCGGGCCAGCCGTGCATCAGCAGTTGTTCCTGAATGATGGCCGACAGACCCGGCGCCGGCCGTTTCAGCCGCGCCGACGCTTCGCGCAAAAAGCGCTGGAATAACGGCAAAATGACTTCCGTGCGCGAACGCAGCGTCGGCAGCTGGATTTTTACCGTATCCAGCCGGAAGTAGAGGTCGCGCCGAAAACGCCCTTCGTCCACCAGCTTCTGTAGCGGCGTCTGCGTGGCGACGATCACCCGCATATCCACCGGTTTGAACTGCGTGCTGCCCAGCCGTTCGATGCCGCGGCTTTCCAGCACCCGTAACATTTTGGCCTGCAGCGTCAGCGGCATACTGTCGATCTCATCCAGAAACAGAATGCCTTTGTCCGCGGTTTCAAGGTACCCGGCGCGGGACCGGCTGGCGCCGGTGTAAGCCCCGGACACCACCCCGAACAACTCGCTTTCCGCCAGCGTTTCCGGCACGGCGGCGCAGTTCACCGCCACCAACGGGCCGGCGCAACCGGAAAGCTGATGAATACGACGCGCCAGCGTGTCTTTGCCGGTGCCGGTTTCACCTTCCAGTACGATATCAACGTTAAGGGGCGCAATAGTGTGGATGAGAGAAGATAGCGATCCATGTATATCTTCCGACGGATGCGTTAACGAGGACTCATGGGAGACACAATGAAGTGACTGCACGGATTCATTGCTATTCCTTATCGTCATGACAACTCCTGTACCTTTTTCTGTATTCCATTATCAAACTGTCGAATCTATCCCGTTCCAGACTGTCTCCCGCCGCAACATCGCCATCAGTAGCTGTCATTGCATCATTACGGGATACACCCTAATCCTGAACGCTGGCACGGTTTTAAGTTCCAATAGCCCCATTGTCGTCCTGACAATTCCTTAACACTTAACAATCGATAACCTGCGAGTATTAACAAATTATTCATGGTGTGTGTAAGCATTACCGCCAACGGCAAAACAAACCATCAGCCAACCGCTGAAGTTGTGGTAGGAATTTCAGAGCGAAAAGTAGGAATAATCTGACCCCGGAGACAATGACGCTGGCGGCGTTCCGGGTACTGAAGGCGTGGTTCCCCCCTTCGTCATGGCATTGTCTTACAGCAAGGTCATCAGCGAAGGGAGGACAATAGGTTACTGTCAGGCGATTAAACGCTGGCTCAATGCATATTTCACAATGTCCGCGTTGGTGGTGAACTGCATTTTTTCCATTAACCGCGATTTATGGGTGCTGACGGTTTTGTTGCTGATGGCCAGCGTTTCGGCGATGGCGTTAACCCCCTGTCCCTGAGCCAGCATCACCATGATCTGATGCTCCCGCGAGGTCAGCAGTTCATGGCGCCCGTCGCCGCGGGTCTGGCAATCCGCAAACACAATCTGCTCGGCGATACTGTGGTCGATATAGCGCGCGCCCTGCGCCACCCGACGAATAGCCGACAGCAGCGCTTCCGGGTCTTTGTCTTTGGTGATATAGCCGAGCGCCCCGCTTTTCAGTACCCGCCGGGCGATCTGCGGTTCACTGTACATGCTCAACACCAGAATCGGCAGACGCGGATACTGCGCCACAATGCGGATAATCAGTTCTTCGCCGCAAATGCCCGGCATGCTCATGTCCAGCAGCAGTAAATCGATCTGGCTCTCCCGCAGTTGCGCCAGCACCTGCGACCCGGTCCCCGCTTCCGCCACCACTTCCAGATTCTCGTCTAATGCAAAGATCTGCTTTAATCCTTCACGCATAATTACGTGATCGTCAGCGATCATCAGCTTTATGAGTCTATCCATTCGCGTTTCGTCCTCTCCAGAGAAAATCTATTCTACGCGGTATCCTGCGGAAACGTCAGCCGAA from Dickeya fangzhongdai encodes the following:
- a CDS encoding sigma 54-interacting transcriptional regulator, which produces MTIRNSNESVQSLHCVSHESSLTHPSEDIHGSLSSLIHTIAPLNVDIVLEGETGTGKDTLARRIHQLSGCAGPLVAVNCAAVPETLAESELFGVVSGAYTGASRSRAGYLETADKGILFLDEIDSMPLTLQAKMLRVLESRGIERLGSTQFKPVDMRVIVATQTPLQKLVDEGRFRRDLYFRLDTVKIQLPTLRSRTEVILPLFQRFLREASARLKRPAPGLSAIIQEQLLMHGWPGNIRELKAAAERWVLGLSPVPIAADGDGQGMGADTPLTSLKVRLRRIERFLIQEALQRNDHCIDTVVNELGIPKRTLYHRIKLLNVAARGL
- a CDS encoding response regulator, with amino-acid sequence MDRLIKLMIADDHVIMREGLKQIFALDENLEVVAEAGTGSQVLAQLRESQIDLLLLDMSMPGICGEELIIRIVAQYPRLPILVLSMYSEPQIARRVLKSGALGYITKDKDPEALLSAIRRVAQGARYIDHSIAEQIVFADCQTRGDGRHELLTSREHQIMVMLAQGQGVNAIAETLAISNKTVSTHKSRLMEKMQFTTNADIVKYALSQRLIA